A region from the Paraburkholderia youngii genome encodes:
- a CDS encoding gamma-glutamylcyclotransferase family protein: MQTVFVYGTLRAGETNDISEAAARNDLPAPSLLGSTTVRGHLFDFGDYPGLVVDEAGVDVVGDVYEIDDALVAVLDEIEAVYPGVDERFLAREVMVKVDGNVVNCRFYPVVPNAVKGLPEIRSGDWVKHRRTR; encoded by the coding sequence ATGCAGACCGTCTTTGTCTATGGCACGCTGCGTGCCGGTGAAACCAACGACATCAGCGAAGCCGCCGCGCGCAACGACCTCCCCGCGCCAAGCCTGCTCGGCAGCACCACGGTGCGCGGCCATCTGTTCGATTTTGGCGACTATCCGGGTCTCGTCGTCGACGAAGCGGGCGTCGACGTGGTCGGCGACGTCTATGAAATCGACGATGCGCTCGTCGCGGTGCTCGACGAAATCGAAGCCGTATATCCGGGTGTCGACGAGCGTTTTCTGGCCCGCGAGGTGATGGTCAAAGTAGACGGAAACGTCGTGAACTGCCGCTTCTATCCGGTTGTGCCGAACGCGGTAAAAGGGCTGCCCGAAATCCGTTCGGGAGACTGGGTCAAACATCGGCGCACGCGCTGA
- a CDS encoding AraC family transcriptional regulator, with protein MPSSAESNPLSRVRFADIPPEFAPNDTHPIRVRSRPMPAGWHIARHTHAWAQVAYASRGVLRVATTGTTWMVPPSRAIWLPPHVTHEVVAVEDAFLRTLYITESTVPAGLDTPRVVEVSNLLREVIAALDTPGLSAAREQLLGALALDELTRSEPLPLSVPMPSEKRLRALCEAVIADPMHGEPLEQWASTVGASTRTIARLFRQELGVSFSQWRQQAILARAIPLLSQGRPLSHVAQELGYQSQSAFSAMFRRAFGASPRAFIDRGAEHRASNGEHDDAQADDETAQDQAGSADVAER; from the coding sequence ATGCCCTCGTCCGCCGAGTCCAACCCGTTGAGCCGCGTGCGTTTCGCCGACATACCGCCCGAGTTTGCGCCGAACGACACGCATCCGATCCGCGTGCGCTCGCGGCCGATGCCGGCGGGCTGGCATATCGCGCGTCATACGCATGCATGGGCGCAGGTCGCGTATGCGTCGCGCGGCGTGCTGCGCGTCGCGACAACGGGCACGACGTGGATGGTGCCGCCATCGCGCGCGATCTGGTTGCCGCCGCATGTCACGCACGAAGTGGTCGCCGTCGAGGATGCGTTCCTGCGCACGCTGTACATCACCGAGAGTACGGTGCCGGCCGGGCTCGATACGCCGCGCGTCGTCGAAGTATCGAACCTGTTGCGCGAGGTGATTGCCGCGCTCGATACGCCTGGCCTGTCCGCCGCACGCGAGCAACTGCTCGGCGCGCTCGCCCTCGATGAACTGACGCGCTCCGAGCCGTTGCCGCTGTCCGTGCCGATGCCCAGCGAAAAGCGCCTGCGCGCGCTGTGCGAGGCCGTGATCGCCGACCCGATGCATGGCGAGCCGCTCGAACAGTGGGCGTCGACGGTCGGCGCGAGCACGCGGACGATCGCGCGGCTGTTTCGTCAGGAGCTGGGGGTGAGTTTTTCGCAGTGGCGTCAGCAGGCGATCCTCGCGCGCGCCATTCCCTTGTTGAGCCAGGGACGGCCGCTGTCGCATGTCGCGCAGGAACTGGGCTATCAGAGCCAAAGCGCCTTCTCCGCGATGTTCCGGCGCGCGTTCGGCGCGAGTCCACGCGCGTTTATCGACCGAGGCGCCGAGCATCGCGCAAGCAACGGCGAGCATGATGATGCGCAAGCGGATGATGAAACGGCACAGGATCAAGCCGGTTCGGCTGATGTTGCCGAGCGGTGA